A region from the Anomalospiza imberbis isolate Cuckoo-Finch-1a 21T00152 chromosome 23, ASM3175350v1, whole genome shotgun sequence genome encodes:
- the ZNF362 gene encoding zinc finger protein 362 isoform X1 gives MEKLIAAERKTPRSHGSEKRPTCSTRSQLELEMDADKGKQRQYSQRMAEPRFNNPYFWPPPPTMPSQLDNLVLINKIKEQLMAEKIRPPHLPPTSVASQQPLLVPPSPAESSQSIMSLPKLQQVPGLHPQAVPQPDVALHARPATSTVTGLGLASRAPAVSTSESSPGTGTTTPSTPTSTSQSRLIASSPTLISGITSPPLLDSIKTIQGHGLLGAPKAERGRKKIKAENPSGPPVLVVPYPILASGETAKEGKTYRCKVCPLTFFTKSEMQIHSKSHTEAKPHKCPHCSKSFANASYLAQHLRIHLGVKPYHCSYCEKSFRQLSHLQQHTRIHTGDRPYKCPHPGCEKAFTQLSNLQSHQRQHNKDKPYKCPNCYRAYTDSASLQIHLSAHAIKHAKAYCCSMCGRAYTSETYLMKHMSKHTVVEHLVSQHSPQRTESPGIPVRISLI, from the exons GCAAAACCCCACGTTCCCACGGGTCGG AAAAACGCCCCACGTGCAGCACCCGGTCTCAGCTAGAGCTGGAGATGGACGCGGATAAGGGGAAGCAACGCCAGTACTCGCAGAG GATGGCGGAGCCTCGCTTCAACAACCCCTACTTCTGGCCGCCCCCCCCCACCATGCCCAGCCAG CTGGACAACCTGGTCCTGATCAACAAAATCAAGGAGCAGTTGATGGCGGAGAAGATCCGCCCCCCGCACCTGCCTCCCACCTCGGTGGCCTCGCAGCAGCCCCTTCTGGTGCCCCCCTCGCCTGCTGAGAGCAGCCAGTCCATCATGTCCCTGCCAAAGCTGCAGCAggtgccagggctgcaccccCAGGCCGTGCCCCAGCCTGACGTGGCCCTGCACGCCCGGCCGGCCACCAGCACCGTCACAG ggctggggctggcatcCCGTGCACCGGCAGTCAGCACCTCGGAATCCAGCCCGGGAACGGGGACCACCACCCCCTCGACCCCCACCTCCACCAGTCAGAGCCGCCTCATCGCCTCCTCGCCCACCCTAATCTCAGGAATCACCAGCCCCCCTCTCCTCGACTCCATCAAGACAATCCAGGGCCACGGCTTGCTGGGAGCGCCCAAGGCTGAGCGGGGCCGGAAAAAGATCAAGGCGGAAAATCCTTCGGGACCGCCGGTGCTGGTGGTGCCCTACCCCATCCTGGCCTCAGGGGAGACGGCCAAAGAGGGGAAGACATACAG GTGTAAGGTCTGCCCCTTGACGTTCTTCACCAAGTCGGAGATGCAGATCCACTCCAAGTCGCACACAGAGGCCAAGCCCCACAAGTGCCCCCACTGCTCCAAGTCCTTCGCCAATGCCTCCTACCTGGCCCAGCACCTGCGCATCCACCTGGGCGTCAAACCCTACCACTGCTCCTACTGTGAGAAGTCCTTCCGCCAGCTctcccacctccagcagcacaCCCG AATCCACACCGGCGACAGACCCTACAAGTGCCCGCACCCCGGCTGCGAGAAGGCCTTCACCCAGCTCTCCAACCTCCAG tCCCACCAGCGCCAGCACAACAAGGATAAGCCCTACAAGTGCCCCAACTGCTACCGGGCGTACACGGACTCGGCCTCGCTGCAGATCCACCTGTCTGCACACGCCATCAAGCACGCCAAGGCCTATTGCTGCAGCATGTGCGGCCGTGCCTACACCTCG GAGACCTATCTGATGAAGCACATGTCCAAACACACGGTGGTGGAGCACCTGGTCAGCCAGCACTCGCCGCAGCGGACGGAGTCACCCGGCATTCCCGTACGGATCTCCCTCATCTAa
- the ZNF362 gene encoding zinc finger protein 362 isoform X2, which translates to MEKLIAAERKTPRSHGSEKRPTCSTRSQLELEMDADKGKQRQYSQRMAEPRFNNPYFWPPPPTMPSQLDNLVLINKIKEQLMAEKIRPPHLPPTSVASQQPLLVPPSPAESSQSIMSLPKLQQVPGLHPQAVPQPDVALHARPATSTVTGLGLASRAPAVSTSESSPGTGTTTPSTPTSTSQSRLIASSPTLISGITSPPLLDSIKTIQGHGLLGAPKAERGRKKIKAENPSGPPVLVVPYPILASGETAKEGKTYSRRCRSTPSRTQRPSPTSAPTAPSPSPMPPTWPSTCASTWASNPTTAPTVRSPSASSPTSSSTPESTPATDPTSARTPAARRPSPSSPTSSPTSASTTRISPTSAPTATGRTRTRPRCRSTCLHTPSSTPRPIAAACAAVPTPRRPI; encoded by the exons GCAAAACCCCACGTTCCCACGGGTCGG AAAAACGCCCCACGTGCAGCACCCGGTCTCAGCTAGAGCTGGAGATGGACGCGGATAAGGGGAAGCAACGCCAGTACTCGCAGAG GATGGCGGAGCCTCGCTTCAACAACCCCTACTTCTGGCCGCCCCCCCCCACCATGCCCAGCCAG CTGGACAACCTGGTCCTGATCAACAAAATCAAGGAGCAGTTGATGGCGGAGAAGATCCGCCCCCCGCACCTGCCTCCCACCTCGGTGGCCTCGCAGCAGCCCCTTCTGGTGCCCCCCTCGCCTGCTGAGAGCAGCCAGTCCATCATGTCCCTGCCAAAGCTGCAGCAggtgccagggctgcaccccCAGGCCGTGCCCCAGCCTGACGTGGCCCTGCACGCCCGGCCGGCCACCAGCACCGTCACAG ggctggggctggcatcCCGTGCACCGGCAGTCAGCACCTCGGAATCCAGCCCGGGAACGGGGACCACCACCCCCTCGACCCCCACCTCCACCAGTCAGAGCCGCCTCATCGCCTCCTCGCCCACCCTAATCTCAGGAATCACCAGCCCCCCTCTCCTCGACTCCATCAAGACAATCCAGGGCCACGGCTTGCTGGGAGCGCCCAAGGCTGAGCGGGGCCGGAAAAAGATCAAGGCGGAAAATCCTTCGGGACCGCCGGTGCTGGTGGTGCCCTACCCCATCCTGGCCTCAGGGGAGACGGCCAAAGAGGGGAAGACATACAG TCGGAGATGCAGATCCACTCCAAGTCGCACACAGAGGCCAAGCCCCACAAGTGCCCCCACTGCTCCAAGTCCTTCGCCAATGCCTCCTACCTGGCCCAGCACCTGCGCATCCACCTGGGCGTCAAACCCTACCACTGCTCCTACTGTGAGAAGTCCTTCCGCCAGCTctcccacctccagcagcacaCCCG AATCCACACCGGCGACAGACCCTACAAGTGCCCGCACCCCGGCTGCGAGAAGGCCTTCACCCAGCTCTCCAACCTCCAG tCCCACCAGCGCCAGCACAACAAGGATAAGCCCTACAAGTGCCCCAACTGCTACCGGGCGTACACGGACTCGGCCTCGCTGCAGATCCACCTGTCTGCACACGCCATCAAGCACGCCAAGGCCTATTGCTGCAGCATGTGCGGCCGTGCCTACACCTCG GAGACCTATCTGA
- the PHC2 gene encoding polyhomeotic-like protein 2 translates to MENEQLPAPAPASSAGGTAPTPASTAATRPPGPQISVYSGIPDRQTVQVIQQALHRQPNTAAQYLQQMYAAQQQHLMLQTAALQQQHLTSAQLQSLAAVQQASLAANRQSSSSGGNGTQPAPAQQPTINLATSPAAAQLLNRAQSVGPGASGIAQQAVLLGNTASPALTASQAQMYLRAQMLIFTPTGPVSAVRPESPAPAPPPAPPPAPPPTTPQVHSLALRPAGPHLPALAMKPPGGAPPRAGPPRGPPPEPPAEHLKKAEGHEGRTHALARTTAPAATHPLVTPAYAPLQPPQFLQQPPKPMQPQPPQQQQQFVIQQQQQQLGPRGQPPSAPPTTPQLQPLPPASPGPGPQPKTGVPQGAGVEGGPPNGHPGCHAAPRKFQHASAVILQLQPTGPTPSLGVPEGARRDPLPVPRSAESPPAAPPQPPALSPPAAPPGPDTPEGERPLTHEPPERLHAQPRIPGMTSGSGSAAATVAGAAPHNGENKPPQAIVKPQILTHVIEGFVIQEGAEPFPVGRSSLLVGALHKQYAQELLPDKLPPQDNTTTTDSDMEEPYLQESKEEGNPPKLKCELCGRVDFAYKFKRSKRFCSMACAKRYNVGCTKRVGLFHPDRSKLQKPGGPPHGRRRSCKGTLPPLSKDSKKQPPGSVPAGSVTASLQLNHSQEDSSRCSDNSSYEEPLSPISASSSTSRRRQGERDLELRDMELPDVHGRDLPGLGHRFLPSEPSKWNVEDVYEFIRSLPGCQEIAEEFRAQEIDGQALLLLKEDHLMSTMNIKLGPALKIYARINMLKDS, encoded by the exons ATGGAGAatgagcagctcccagctccagctcctgccagcagcgCCGGTGGCACAGCCCCAACGCCCGCCAGCACCGCGGCCACGCGCCCGCCTGGGCCCCAGATCTCCGTCTACAGCGGCATCCCCGACCGCCAGACCGTGCAG GTGATCCAGCAGGCGCTGCATCGGCAGCCCAACACGGCGGCGCAGTACCTGCAGCAGATGTACGCggcgcagcagcagcacctcatGCTGCAGACGGCCgcgctccagcagcagcacctcacCAGCGCCCAGCTCCAGAGCCTGGCCGCTGTCCAGCAG GCAAGCCTGGCGGCGAACCGGCAAAGCAGCTCCTCGGGGGGCAACGGCACCCAGCCGGCCCCGGCACAGCAGCCCACG ATCAACCTGGCGACGTCGCCGGCGGCGGCACAGCTGCTGAACCGGGCGCAGAGCGTGGGGCCCGGGGCGTCGGGCATTGCTcagcaggctgtgctgctgggcaaCACTGCCTCACCCGCCCTCACCGCCAGCCAGGCCCAGATGTACCTGCGGGCACAGATG ctcaTCTTCACACCCACGGGCCCCGTCAGCGCTGTCCGGCCCGAGAGCCCCGCGCCGGCCCCTCCACCAGCCCCACCACCGGCCCCACCACCCACCACCCCTCAG GtgcacagcctggccctgcgccccgccggcccccacctccctgccctggccatgAAGCCCCCCGGGGGTGCCCCTCCCCGGGCTGGCCCCCCCCGGGGGCCCCCGCCCGAGCCCCCCGCCGAGCACCTCAAAAAGGCCGAGGGGCACGAGGGCCGCACCCATGCCCTGGCCCGCACCACCGCCCCCGCTGCCACCCACCCGCTCGTCACCCCAG cctATGCCCCGctgcagcccccccagttcctgcagcagccGCCGAAGCCGATGCAGCCGCAGCcaccgcagcagcagcagcagttcgtcatccagcagcagcagcagcagctgggcccCCGTGGGCAGCCTCCCTCAGCCCCCCCCACAaccccccagctccagcccctgccccctgccagccccggcccgggcccCCAGCCCAAAACAGGGGTCCCCCAGGGAGCAGGGGTCGAGGGTGGCCCCCCCAACGGGCACCCTGGCTGCCACGCTGCCCCCCGCAAGTTCCAGCACGCCTCGGCTGtcatcctgcagctgcagcccaccGGCCCCACG CCGTCCCTCGGGGTCCCCGAGGGCGCCCGCCGGGACCCGCTGCCCGTGCCGAGGAGCGCCGAGAGCCCGCCtgccgccccgccgcagcccccCGCCCTctcaccgcccgccgcccccccggGCCCCGACACCCCCGAGGGCGAGCGGCCCCTCACGCACG agccccccgagCGCCTCCATGCGCAGCCCCGCATTCCCGGGATGACCTCGGGCTCCGGCAGCGCTGCCGCCACCGTCGCCGGCGCCGCCCCCCACAATGGTGAGAACAAACCGCCCCAGGCCATCGTGAAACCCCAGATCCTCACGCACGTCATCGAGGGCTTCGTCATCCAGGAGGGCGCCGAGCCCTTCCCG GTGGGCCGCTCCTCGCTGCTGGTGGGGGCCCTGCACAAGCAGTATGCGCAGGAGCTGCTGCCGGACAAGCTCCCACCACAGGacaacaccaccaccaccgACTCGGACATGGAGGAGCCGTACCTGCAAG AATCCAAAGAGGAGGGGAACCCCCCCAAGTTGAAGTGTGAGCTCTGTGGCCGCGTTGACTTCGCCTACAAGTTCAAGCGCTCCAAGCGCTTCTGCTCCATGGCCTGTGCCAAGAG GTACAATGTGGGCTGCACGAAGAGGGTGGGGTTGTTCCACCCAGATCGCAGCAAACTCCAGAAACCAGGAGGGCCCCCCCACGGGCGGCGCCGCAGCTGCAAAGGGACCCTGCCCCCCCTGAGCAAGGACAGCAAGAAACAG cccccggggTCTGTCCCAGCGGGGTCGGTGACGGCATCGTTGCAGCTCAACCACAGCCAGGAGGATTCCAGCCGCTGCTCTGACAACTCCAGCTACGAGGAGCCACTGTCGCCCATCTCCGCCAGCTCCTCCACATCCCGGCGCCGGCAGGGAGAGCGGGACCTGGAGCTTCGGGACATGGAGCTGCCCGACGTGCACGGCCGCGACCTGCCCGGCCTCGGCCACCGCTTCCTGCCCAGCGAGCCCAGCAAGTGGAACGTGGAGGACGTTTACGAGTTCATCCGCTCGCTGCCGG GCTGCCAGGAGATCGCGGAGGAGTTCCGGGCGCAGGAGATCGATGGGCaggcgctgctgctgctcaagGAGGATCATCTCATGAGCACCATGAACATCAAGCTGGGCCCTGCGCTCAAGATCTACGCCCGCATCAACATGCTCAAGGACTCCTGA